The proteins below come from a single Alnus glutinosa chromosome 9, dhAlnGlut1.1, whole genome shotgun sequence genomic window:
- the LOC133878152 gene encoding uncharacterized protein LOC133878152 encodes MAASVAGRSRLMPALCRASKNSSSFPSTRRFSVPLRPSSFVLRRSPISPPPLLRLVRRELCSLHPVHAAIASACLVSKLPSEVSTSTIGRFANYLSPI; translated from the exons atggcaGCTTCGGTGGCCGGAAGATCCAGACTAATGCCTGCTTTGTGTAGAGCATCAAagaattcttcttcttttccatcCACCAGAAGATTCTCAGTACCATTGCGTCCGTCCAGTTTCGTGCTTCGTCGGTCTCCAATTTCCCCTCCTCCTCTTCTAAG gTTGGTCCGACGAGAACTGTGCTCTCTTCATCCCGTCCACGCCGCAATCGCTTCCGCTTGCCTTGTTTCCAAGCTCCCCAGCGAAGTCAGTACCTCCACCATAG GTAGATTTGCGAACTATCTGAGTCCTATCTAG